Proteins from a genomic interval of Marmoricola sp. OAE513:
- a CDS encoding PDGLE domain-containing protein — protein sequence MSTTTTVPRNRISTRTLIIAGLLVAFVLAGFVSYYASSHPDGLEYVAGDKGFLDTAKDHKTSQDSPMADYSTQGVDNPRLSGAIAGVTGTVLVLVIAGGVALLVRRRGTDESA from the coding sequence GTGAGCACCACGACTACTGTCCCGAGGAACCGGATCTCCACCCGGACGCTGATCATCGCCGGCCTGCTCGTCGCGTTCGTCCTCGCCGGCTTCGTCAGCTACTACGCCTCCAGCCACCCCGACGGCTTGGAGTACGTCGCCGGCGACAAGGGCTTCCTGGACACGGCCAAGGACCACAAGACCTCGCAGGACAGCCCGATGGCCGACTACTCGACCCAGGGCGTCGACAACCCGCGCCTGTCCGGGGCCATCGCCGGGGTCACCGGAACCGTGCTCGTGCTGGTGATCGCGGGCGGGGTGGCCCTGCTGGTACGCCGCCGCGGCACCGACGAATCCGCCTGA